The following coding sequences are from one Maniola jurtina chromosome 14, ilManJurt1.1, whole genome shotgun sequence window:
- the LOC123871899 gene encoding uncharacterized protein LOC123871899: MRAIKFGQFLHKNKIRSVLNDGVKNVGRNKVSVEFASGQAANEFLENPILTISKHIAYIPTFNITRMGLVRGVPVDWHLDEFIDSVELPVGCGEILKARRLNRKNILDNVMTWVPTQSIVLTFRGQTLPPRIFSYHTSLPVETYRLPTIQCLNCCRFGHIKTQCRSKPRCFKCSQPHSGETCEVLIENATCLLCGGKHMATNKSCPEHSRQQSIKLVMSDENLSYQDASSRFPPVRRSYADMAKEMFTAPAYSPIFNPARPRPTQAPSKSYKQTVTRSPRPRPQPAKGYDRQAHQDIIHNFPSSTPNGCALNAERDHSYALQPNDNNISLLTKSLTNILEKINQNPPPSNVAEIIIKIASVLNNGFPGDTPME; the protein is encoded by the coding sequence ATGAGAGCGATCAAATTCGGCCAGTTCCTTCACAAGAACAAAATAAGGTCAGTTCTTAACGACGGCGTGAAGAATGTTGGTAGAAACAAAGTTTCAGTTGAATTTGCAAGTGGTCAAGCGGCTAATGAATTCTTAGAAAACCCTATACTTACCATATCCAAGCACATTGCATATATACCCACATTTAACATCACTCGCATGGGATTAGTCCGAGGTGTACCTGTAGACTGGCATCTGGACGAGTTTATTGACTCTGTGGAGCTCCCTGTAGGCTGCGGGGAGATCCTTAAAGCCCGACGCTTAAATCGCAAGAACATATTAGACAATGTTATGACCTGGGTTCCAACCCAATCTATTGTTTTAACATTTAGAGGACAAACTCTCCCTCCTAGAATTTTCTCCTATCATACATCTCTTCCCGTGGAAACCTACCGTCTCCCCACCATCCAATGTTTAAATTGCTGCCGGTTTGGTCACATAAAAACTCAATGCAGATCGAAACCTCGTTGCTTTAAATGCTCCCAACCTCATTCAGGTGAAACTTGTGAAGTACTTATTGAGAATGCAACTTGCTTACTCTGCGGTGGTAAACACATGGCTACAAATAAGAGCTGCCCTGAACACTCTCGGCAGCAATCTATAAAACTTGTCATGTCCGATGAAAATTTGTCATATCAAGATGCCTCCTCCCGCTTCCCTCCCGTTCGCCGCTCATATGCAGATATGGCTAAAGAAATGTTTACCGCTCCTGCATACTCTCCCATTTTTAATCCTGCTAGACCTCGTCCTACACAAGCCCCGTCCAAATCTTACAAACAAACTGTCACCCGCTCCCCTCGCCCCAGACCCCAACCTGCAAAGGGGTACGATAGGCAAGCCCATCAGGACATCATCCACAACTTTCCTTCTTCCACACCTAATGGTTGCGCTCTGAATGCAGAACGCGATCACTCCTATGCTCTACAacccaatgataataatatatctctaCTTACCAAATCCCTTACCAATATCCTGGAAAAGATAAACCAAAACCCTCCACCGTCCAACGTTGCTGAAATTATCATCAAAATCGCTTCTGTCTTAAATAATGGCTTCCCTGGAGATACTCCAATGGAATAG